Sequence from the Pontibacter pudoricolor genome:
TTTATATATTTGGTGTTAAGCACTTTATGCAGCGATGCGATGTGTTTTAAACTATGCACATCGGACCCAACAAGATCTACCAGGCCATTATCAATCAGCTTTTCTACCACAGTTTTTGCTGCCGGCGAGTAATAACCGGTTAACGAATTAAGGTTTGGCTGCAACAACACCCCTTGCTCCCGTAACTCTACCAAGTCATTAAACTTGCCATAGAAATAAGAATAACGCTCAGGGTGGGCCATTACCGGTTTATATCCTTTAGAGCGCATTTTAAAAATGGCTTCGCGCAGGTTAAGCGGCTCGTTTAGGAAAGAGGTTTCGAAAAGCAAATACTTATCGCCAAAGGTCAGCAGTTCTTCGTCATTGTCGAGTTTTTCCAGAAAAACTTCGTCAAGGTAATACTCAGCAGCACAGCCCAGCTCCATTTTAATACCGGCTTCGGTAAGTGCGTTGCGCAGCAGGGCGAGCTTTTCACGTATTCCTTCCGGCGTATTGCGGTAAAAGTCGCTCATGATGTGGGGTGTCATAATCAGCTTATGGTATCCCAGCTGCTGCATGGCCTCCACCAGTTCCAGGGATCGCTCCAGGGTATCTGCCCCATCATCAAGCCCCGGCAGAATATGCGAGTGCATATCCACACCTATAGTGCCCAACGACTCTAAGGATGTGGATTCTCCACCAAATAAGTTTTTGAAAAACTGCTTCATTTACTGTTGTTTAGCTAATTACCTGTCCTGCCGTCTTATTGTTTACAAAACTGGGCACTTAGCAGCTTCAAAATAACGCAAATTAAACGCGCTTTCAAAATAAGTACTATATGGTAGCTCCTATAGTTTCCTTGTTTAATATCCTCTGTTTTGGCCGCTCAAATTGTCCGTTTGCCGTTAAATATATAGCTTTGTGAACATACGGTTCTTTAAACCGTTATATACGCGACTCCACAACCTTCAAATAAACTATAAATGGAATTAAAATATACAGAGAACCAGCGCATGATTGCCGACATGGTTCGTGACTTTGGTGCCAAACACATCAAACCTAAAATGATGGAGTGGGACGAAAGCCAGGAATTTCCGGTAGACGTTTTCAAGAAGCTGGGTGAACTGGGCCTGATGGGCGTGCTGGTGCCAACCGAATATGGCGGTTCTGGTTTCGGCTACCTGGAGTATGTTACCGCTATTGCCGAACTATCTAAAATAGATGGGTCTATTGGGCTTTCGATGGCGGCGCACAACTCGCTTTGTACCGGCCACATTCTGCAATTTGGTAACGAAGAGCAAAAACAGAAATACCTGCCCAAACTGGCTACGGCCGAGTGGATAGGTGCCTGGGGCTTAACAGAGCCAAACACAGGCTCTGATGCTGGCAACATGCGTACGGTGGCTGTAGAAGATGGTGATTACTATGTAATAAACGGTGCCAAGAACTTTATTACGCATGGTAAAACAGGCAACGTAGCCGTAGTTATAGTTCGTACCGGCGAAGTGGGCGACTCGCATGGCATGACCGCTTTTGTAATTGAGAAAGGCACACCGGGTTTTAGCGCTGGCCGCAAAGAGAACAAGCTGGGCATGCGTGCTTCTGAAACAACAGAGCTTATTTTCCAGGATTGCCGCGTACACAGGAGCCAGATATTAGGTAACGTAGGCGAAGGCTTTATCCAGGCAATGAAAGTACTGGATGGTGGCCGTATTTCTATTGCTGCTTTATCTCTTGGCATTGCGCAGGGTGCTTTTGAAGCCGCATTGGCTTACTCGCAGGAGCGCAGCCAGTTCAACAAGCCTATCTCCTCTTTCCAGGGCATTGCCTTTAAACTGGCAGATATGGCTACTGAAATTGAAGCGGCAGCTTTACTCACCTACCAGGCAGCCGACATGAAGAACCGCGGCCTGAACGTGAACAAAGAATCGGCAATGGCGAAACTATATGCTTCGGAAGTATCGGTTAGAGTGGCTAACGAAGGCGTGCAGATATTTGGCGGTTATGGTTTTACAAAAGACTACCCTGCTGAGAAATTTTACCGTGATGCCAAGCTTTGTACGATAGGCGAAGGCACAAGTGAGATACAAAAACTGGTAATTTCCAGATCTATACTTAAATAACTAATTTAAAAATGCTATCTTTGTGGCCTGAATCCACTGATTTAGAATATTTTATAAATTAGCAGATAATAATTGCTTAAATAGTTGATTTTTAAGCGTAAGCTTTATTAAATTTGCAACCCTAATTCCAAGAGAAGCGAAACAAAGACATGATTATTGTAAACGTAAAAGATAACGAGTCTGTAGACCGTGCATTAAAAAGATTTAAGAAGAAGTTCGAGAGAACTGGCGTGTTGAAAGAGCTTAGATCAAGAACTTTCTTCGAGAAGCCATCTGTTTCTAAAAGAAAGCAGAAGGAAAGAGCTAAATACAAGCAGACGCTTTTCGCGAAGGATAACTACTAATTTCGTTTCCGAAATAATATATTTTCCATAACTTAGTATAGTTGCTTAACCAGGCGGCTATATTAAGTTATGGAATTATTTTTTAAGTACTTACAGTACGAAAAGCGGTATAGCCCGCACACCCTTACCTCCTACCACACCGATCTGGGGCAATTCTCTGGTTACTTACTCCAGACCTACGAGATCACTGATCCGGCCGAAGCCGATCATACCATTATCCGTTCCTGGATCTTATCACTTGTACAGCAAAACATTCAGCCACGGTCCATTAACCGTAAAATTGCCTGCCTGCGCTCTTACTATAAATTCTTATTAGGCCAGGAAAGAATTAAGGCGAACCCGATGCTGCGCATTAAAGCGCCAAAGGTTTCTAAAAAACTTCCCGGATTCGTGCTTGAAGAACCCTTCAACAATTTGCTGGATGGCTTTGAGTTTGAAAATAGCTTTGAAGGACAGCGCGACCGGCTAATACTGGAA
This genomic interval carries:
- a CDS encoding tyrosine-protein phosphatase; translation: MKQFFKNLFGGESTSLESLGTIGVDMHSHILPGLDDGADTLERSLELVEAMQQLGYHKLIMTPHIMSDFYRNTPEGIREKLALLRNALTEAGIKMELGCAAEYYLDEVFLEKLDNDEELLTFGDKYLLFETSFLNEPLNLREAIFKMRSKGYKPVMAHPERYSYFYGKFNDLVELREQGVLLQPNLNSLTGYYSPAAKTVVEKLIDNGLVDLVGSDVHSLKHIASLHKVLNTKYINKLLSLPLLNTQL
- a CDS encoding acyl-CoA dehydrogenase family protein, whose amino-acid sequence is MELKYTENQRMIADMVRDFGAKHIKPKMMEWDESQEFPVDVFKKLGELGLMGVLVPTEYGGSGFGYLEYVTAIAELSKIDGSIGLSMAAHNSLCTGHILQFGNEEQKQKYLPKLATAEWIGAWGLTEPNTGSDAGNMRTVAVEDGDYYVINGAKNFITHGKTGNVAVVIVRTGEVGDSHGMTAFVIEKGTPGFSAGRKENKLGMRASETTELIFQDCRVHRSQILGNVGEGFIQAMKVLDGGRISIAALSLGIAQGAFEAALAYSQERSQFNKPISSFQGIAFKLADMATEIEAAALLTYQAADMKNRGLNVNKESAMAKLYASEVSVRVANEGVQIFGGYGFTKDYPAEKFYRDAKLCTIGEGTSEIQKLVISRSILK
- the rpsU gene encoding 30S ribosomal protein S21, which translates into the protein MIIVNVKDNESVDRALKRFKKKFERTGVLKELRSRTFFEKPSVSKRKQKERAKYKQTLFAKDNY